The nucleotide sequence GATACTTTCACGAGCACAGATACAAAGGAAACAGGCAGTACTTTACCATGGGTTTTGGCGTAAGGTATCAGGTTTTTGGGCTTGATTTTGCATATATGGTACCATTACAGCAAAACCATCCATTGGCAGAAACATTACGTTTCACCTTACTATTTGACTTAGAGTCAACAGGTCAAGAAGAATCTATTACTGACTAATATTTATGATCAACAGAACCATAGCACCAGAATTCCATATTCCAAGCACAGTCGATATTAAACACGCAGAAATGCAAAGCCTGGACAATGGTGTTCCGGTGTTTATGGTAAACGCAGGTCAACAGGACGTTATCAGGTTAGAGTTCATTTTTGATGCTGGTTCTTATTATGAAACAACTGTTGGAGAAGCATATTTTACTGTAAAAATGCTTGCCGAAGGGACTGCCAAAAGAACTGCATCTGAAATAGAGGAGCTGATAGCGGCACACGGTGCATTTATCGACCTCAACAGTGGGCCAGACAGAAGTAGCATTGAACTATACACATTAAACAAACACCTTCCAGCCCTTTTACCACTGATTCATGAGCTATTGACTAGTCCTTCTTTTGAGGATAATAGTCTTGAAAAACTACTTAATATAACATTACAGAACATTAAGGTAAATCTTGAGAAAACAGCTTTTCTTGCCACAAGAACCTTTAAGTCATCAGTCTTTGGCTTGGATCACCCTTACGGACGATCTATGACAGAAGAAAACCTGAGACTTATTAATACTCAAACACTTAAAGAGTTTTTTAAAAATAACTACAAAGAAAATAATTATATAATTGTTGCTTCAGGCGCCATACAGGACGATCTAACCCATAACCTAAACAAGTTTTTCGGTACAACACCCAAAGGGGCAAAAAAGGACCCAAAGCAAGCTTCTGAGTTTCCTTTTAAACCCAAACAGGTTGTAATCGAAAAACCAGAAAGCCTTCAATCGTCAATCAGAATAGGAAATCCAGCTATACCATTCAATCATCCTGATTATTTTAAGTTTAACTTAACATTAGAAATCTTTGGCGGGTACTTCGGCTCTAGGTTAATGAAAAACATTAGGGAAGACAAAGGATTTACCTACGGAATATATTCCAGCCATATAGTCATGCAAAAAGCAGCTTTTATGGTAATCGGTACTGATGTAAAAAAAGAAAACACGAGACAAACACTAGAGGAAATAAAAAAAGAAATCAAGACCCTACAAACAGAGTTAGTAGGAGACGAGGAACTTTTAACTGTAAAAAATTATCTAACAGGAACTTTCCTAAATTCCATTAACACACCTTTTGCTTTAGCAGACAAGTTTAAGATGGTATACTTTCATGACTTAGGTTATGATTTTTACGACCAGCATCTCTCTTCCATTAAATCTATTACTTCAGAAGAAATTCTTGAAACCGCAAGACAATACTTGAACCCAGAAGACCTGACAGAGGTAATTGTTGGTGGTTTAGAATAACTCCTACAGTTAATTATTTGATTTTCTTTCTGTGTGTACCAAAGAGAGAAGAGTACCTGCATTG is from Cytophagaceae bacterium ABcell3 and encodes:
- a CDS encoding pitrilysin family protein produces the protein MINRTIAPEFHIPSTVDIKHAEMQSLDNGVPVFMVNAGQQDVIRLEFIFDAGSYYETTVGEAYFTVKMLAEGTAKRTASEIEELIAAHGAFIDLNSGPDRSSIELYTLNKHLPALLPLIHELLTSPSFEDNSLEKLLNITLQNIKVNLEKTAFLATRTFKSSVFGLDHPYGRSMTEENLRLINTQTLKEFFKNNYKENNYIIVASGAIQDDLTHNLNKFFGTTPKGAKKDPKQASEFPFKPKQVVIEKPESLQSSIRIGNPAIPFNHPDYFKFNLTLEIFGGYFGSRLMKNIREDKGFTYGIYSSHIVMQKAAFMVIGTDVKKENTRQTLEEIKKEIKTLQTELVGDEELLTVKNYLTGTFLNSINTPFALADKFKMVYFHDLGYDFYDQHLSSIKSITSEEILETARQYLNPEDLTEVIVGGLE